The following are encoded in a window of Thunnus albacares chromosome 17, fThuAlb1.1, whole genome shotgun sequence genomic DNA:
- the LOC122967450 gene encoding thyroid hormone receptor alpha isoform X1, with the protein MEPLSNKQDSNSSEGDEKGWPDVPKRKRKNSQCSMKSMSALSVSVPGYIPSYLEKDEPCVVCGDKATGYHYRCITCEGCKGFFRRTIQKNLHPAYSCKYEGCCIIDKITRNQCQLCRFKKCIAVGMAMDLVLDESKRVAKRRLIEENREKRKREEMVRTLQVRPEPDTAEWELIRMVTDAHRNTNAQGSSWKQKRKFLSDDIGQGPMMPTSDRDKVDLEAFSEFTKIMTPAITRVVDFAKKLPMFSELPCEDQIILLKGCCMEIMSLRAAVRYDPESETLTLNGEMAVKREQLKNGGLGVVSDAIFDLGKSLSQFNLDDSEVALMQAVLLMSSDRSGLTSVKKIEQCQEAYLLAFEHYINYRKHNIPHFWPKLLMKVTDLRMIGACHASRFLHMKVECPNELFPPLFLEVFEDQEV; encoded by the exons ATGGAGCCACTGTCCAACAAGCAGGATAGCAACTCATCAGAGGGGGACGAGAAAgg GTGGCCAGATGTgccaaagaggaagaggaagaacagCCAATGTTCGATGAAGAGTATGTCTG CTCTTAGCGTCTCTGTTCCAGGGTATATCCCCAGCTACCTGGAGAAGGATGAGCCGTGCGTGGTGTGCGGGGATAAGGCGACTGGCTACCACTACCGCTGCATCACCTGCGAGGGTTGCAAG gGTTTCTTCCGTAGGACCATCCAGAAGAACCTCCACCCGGCTTACTCCTGTAAATATGAAGGCTGCTGCATCATTGACAAAATCACCCGCAACCAGTGCCAGCTGTGCCGCTTTAAAAAGTGCATCGCTGTGGGGATGGCCATGGACT TGGTGTTGGACGAGTCGAAGCGCGTGGCCAAGCGCCGTCTCATCGAGGAGAATCgagaaaaaaggaagagggAAGAGATGGTGCGGACGCTGCAGGTGAGGCCGGAGCCGGACACTGCAGAGTGGGAGCTGATCAGGATGGTAACCGACGCTCACCGAAACACCAATGCACAAGGCTCCAGCTGGAAACAGAAGCGCAAGTTTTTG TCAGATGATATTGGGCAGGGTCCAATGATGCCTACTTCAGACAGAGACAAGGTGGACCTGGAAGCCTTCAGCGAATTCACCAAGATCATGACCCCCGCCATCACACGCGTTGTTGACTTTGCCAAGAAATTGCCCATGTTCTCTGAG CTGCCATGTGAAGACCAGATCATCTTGCTGAAGGGCTGCTGTATGGAGATCATGTCGCTGCGCGCCGCTGTACGCTACGACCCAGAGAGCGAGACGCTGACGCTAAACGGCGAGATGGCCGTGAAACGCGAGCAGCTGAAGAACGGAGGGCTGGGCGTGGTGTCGGACGCCATCTTTGATTTGGGCAAGAGCCTTTCCCAGTTTAACCTGGATGACTCGGAGGTGGCGCTGATGCAAGCCGTGCTGCTCATGAGCTCAG ACCGTTCAGGGTTGACCAGCGTGAAGAAGATCGAGCAGTGCCAAGAGGCCTACCTGCTGGCGTTCGAGCACTACATCAACTACCGCAAGCACAACATTCCCCACTTCTGGCCCAAGCTGCTGATGAAGGTGACAGACCTGCGTATGATTGGAGCTTGCCACGCCAGCCGCTTCCTCCACATGAAGGTGGAGTGTCCCAACGAACTCTTTCCCCCACTCTTCCTGGAGGTCTTCGAGGACCAGGAAGTGTGA
- the LOC122967450 gene encoding thyroid hormone receptor alpha isoform X2, whose translation MHILQPYCINRWPDVPKRKRKNSQCSMKSMSALSVSVPGYIPSYLEKDEPCVVCGDKATGYHYRCITCEGCKGFFRRTIQKNLHPAYSCKYEGCCIIDKITRNQCQLCRFKKCIAVGMAMDLVLDESKRVAKRRLIEENREKRKREEMVRTLQVRPEPDTAEWELIRMVTDAHRNTNAQGSSWKQKRKFLSDDIGQGPMMPTSDRDKVDLEAFSEFTKIMTPAITRVVDFAKKLPMFSELPCEDQIILLKGCCMEIMSLRAAVRYDPESETLTLNGEMAVKREQLKNGGLGVVSDAIFDLGKSLSQFNLDDSEVALMQAVLLMSSDRSGLTSVKKIEQCQEAYLLAFEHYINYRKHNIPHFWPKLLMKVTDLRMIGACHASRFLHMKVECPNELFPPLFLEVFEDQEV comes from the exons ATGCATATCTTACAGCCGTACTGCATCAACAG GTGGCCAGATGTgccaaagaggaagaggaagaacagCCAATGTTCGATGAAGAGTATGTCTG CTCTTAGCGTCTCTGTTCCAGGGTATATCCCCAGCTACCTGGAGAAGGATGAGCCGTGCGTGGTGTGCGGGGATAAGGCGACTGGCTACCACTACCGCTGCATCACCTGCGAGGGTTGCAAG gGTTTCTTCCGTAGGACCATCCAGAAGAACCTCCACCCGGCTTACTCCTGTAAATATGAAGGCTGCTGCATCATTGACAAAATCACCCGCAACCAGTGCCAGCTGTGCCGCTTTAAAAAGTGCATCGCTGTGGGGATGGCCATGGACT TGGTGTTGGACGAGTCGAAGCGCGTGGCCAAGCGCCGTCTCATCGAGGAGAATCgagaaaaaaggaagagggAAGAGATGGTGCGGACGCTGCAGGTGAGGCCGGAGCCGGACACTGCAGAGTGGGAGCTGATCAGGATGGTAACCGACGCTCACCGAAACACCAATGCACAAGGCTCCAGCTGGAAACAGAAGCGCAAGTTTTTG TCAGATGATATTGGGCAGGGTCCAATGATGCCTACTTCAGACAGAGACAAGGTGGACCTGGAAGCCTTCAGCGAATTCACCAAGATCATGACCCCCGCCATCACACGCGTTGTTGACTTTGCCAAGAAATTGCCCATGTTCTCTGAG CTGCCATGTGAAGACCAGATCATCTTGCTGAAGGGCTGCTGTATGGAGATCATGTCGCTGCGCGCCGCTGTACGCTACGACCCAGAGAGCGAGACGCTGACGCTAAACGGCGAGATGGCCGTGAAACGCGAGCAGCTGAAGAACGGAGGGCTGGGCGTGGTGTCGGACGCCATCTTTGATTTGGGCAAGAGCCTTTCCCAGTTTAACCTGGATGACTCGGAGGTGGCGCTGATGCAAGCCGTGCTGCTCATGAGCTCAG ACCGTTCAGGGTTGACCAGCGTGAAGAAGATCGAGCAGTGCCAAGAGGCCTACCTGCTGGCGTTCGAGCACTACATCAACTACCGCAAGCACAACATTCCCCACTTCTGGCCCAAGCTGCTGATGAAGGTGACAGACCTGCGTATGATTGGAGCTTGCCACGCCAGCCGCTTCCTCCACATGAAGGTGGAGTGTCCCAACGAACTCTTTCCCCCACTCTTCCTGGAGGTCTTCGAGGACCAGGAAGTGTGA